A window of uncultured Litoreibacter sp. contains these coding sequences:
- the ihfB gene encoding integration host factor subunit beta, with product MIRSELIQKIADENPHLYQRDVERIVNTVFEEVIDAVADGNRVELRGFGAFSVKKREPRIGRNPRTGEAVHVEEKHVPFFKTGKLLRDRLNGKES from the coding sequence ATGATACGTTCCGAGCTGATCCAAAAGATCGCTGACGAAAACCCGCATCTGTACCAGCGTGACGTCGAACGCATCGTGAATACCGTCTTTGAAGAAGTGATCGATGCTGTCGCTGACGGTAACAGAGTAGAGCTGCGCGGATTTGGCGCGTTTTCTGTGAAGAAAAGAGAGCCCCGGATTGGCCGCAACCCTCGCACCGGAGAGGCGGTTCATGTAGAAGAGAAGCACGTCCCCTTCTTCAAAACCGGCAAGCTGCTGCGTGACCGGTTGAACGGCAAAGAAAGCTAA
- the rpsA gene encoding 30S ribosomal protein S1, with the protein MATNASMEEFEALLNESFEMDTPDEGSVVKGKVLAIEAGQAIIDIGYKMEGRIDLKEFANPGEAPDLSVGDEVEVFLDRVENARGEASISRDKARREEAWDRLEKAYADEERVEGAIFGRVKGGFTVDLGGAVAFLPGSQVDVRPVRDAGPLMGLKQPFQILKMDRRRGNIVVSRRAILEESRAEQRAEVIGNLTEGQAVDGVVKNITEYGAFVDLGGVDGLLHVTDMAWRRVNDPREILTIGETIKVQVIKINKETHRISLGMKQLQDDPWGEVAAKYALESSHTGRVTNITDYGAFVELEPGVEGLVHVSEMSWTKKNVHPGKIVSTSQEVEVMVLEIDSAKRRVSLGLKQTMRNPWEVFAENNPVGKEIEGEVKNITEFGLFVGLENDIDGMVHLSDITWEGRGEDALGDFRKGDMVKAVVTEVDVEKERISLSIKALDGDPFEGATDGVKRGSIITVEVTSIEDGGIEVEYEGMKSFIRRSDLSRDRAEQRPERFGVGDKIDVRVTNVDAKTRKLGLSIKAREIAEEKEAVEQYGSSDSGASLGDILGAALKTDD; encoded by the coding sequence ATGGCTACAAACGCATCTATGGAGGAATTCGAAGCCCTCTTGAATGAAAGCTTCGAAATGGACACACCCGACGAAGGGTCTGTCGTTAAAGGCAAAGTACTGGCGATCGAAGCTGGTCAGGCCATCATCGACATCGGCTACAAAATGGAAGGCCGTATCGATCTTAAAGAATTTGCGAACCCCGGCGAAGCGCCTGACCTGTCGGTCGGCGACGAAGTTGAAGTGTTCCTCGACCGCGTTGAAAACGCACGCGGCGAAGCCTCGATCAGCCGCGACAAAGCGCGCCGCGAGGAAGCCTGGGACCGTCTGGAGAAAGCCTACGCAGACGAAGAGCGCGTCGAAGGCGCCATCTTTGGCCGCGTCAAAGGCGGGTTCACCGTGGATCTGGGCGGCGCTGTTGCGTTCCTTCCCGGCTCCCAAGTCGATGTGCGCCCTGTGCGCGACGCAGGGCCTTTGATGGGTCTGAAGCAGCCGTTCCAAATCCTGAAAATGGACCGCCGCCGTGGCAACATCGTTGTGTCGCGTCGTGCCATTCTGGAAGAGTCGCGTGCTGAACAGCGTGCCGAAGTTATCGGCAACCTCACCGAGGGCCAAGCGGTCGACGGCGTGGTCAAAAACATCACCGAGTACGGCGCATTTGTCGATCTTGGCGGCGTGGACGGCCTGCTGCACGTCACCGACATGGCATGGCGCCGCGTGAACGATCCACGCGAAATCCTGACCATCGGCGAGACGATCAAGGTGCAGGTCATCAAGATCAACAAAGAGACGCACCGCATCTCATTGGGCATGAAGCAGCTGCAAGACGACCCATGGGGCGAAGTTGCTGCGAAATACGCTCTGGAATCGAGCCACACTGGCCGCGTGACCAACATCACCGATTACGGCGCATTTGTTGAGCTGGAGCCGGGCGTTGAAGGTCTGGTTCACGTCTCGGAAATGTCCTGGACGAAGAAGAACGTGCATCCGGGCAAAATCGTGTCGACCTCGCAAGAAGTGGAAGTCATGGTTCTGGAAATCGACAGCGCCAAGCGTCGCGTTTCCCTTGGTCTCAAGCAGACCATGCGCAACCCATGGGAAGTGTTCGCCGAGAACAACCCTGTCGGCAAAGAGATCGAAGGCGAAGTCAAAAACATCACCGAGTTTGGTCTGTTTGTTGGCCTCGAGAACGACATCGACGGCATGGTGCACCTGTCCGACATCACCTGGGAAGGCCGCGGCGAAGATGCGCTGGGCGACTTCCGCAAAGGCGACATGGTCAAGGCCGTTGTCACCGAGGTGGACGTGGAGAAAGAGCGTATCTCGCTTTCCATCAAAGCGCTGGATGGTGATCCGTTTGAGGGTGCGACCGATGGCGTCAAGCGCGGCTCGATCATCACAGTTGAGGTCACTTCGATCGAAGACGGCGGCATCGAGGTCGAGTATGAGGGCATGAAATCCTTCATCCGTCGCTCCGACCTGTCGCGTGACCGTGCCGAGCAGCGCCCCGAGCGTTTCGGCGTCGGCGACAAGATCGACGTGCGCGTCACCAACGTGGATGCCAAGACCCGCAAGCTGGGTCTGTCGATCAAAGCGCGCGAGATTGCTGAAGAGAAAGAGGCTGTTGAGCAGTATGGCTCCTCTGACTCCGGCGCATCGCTGGGCGACATCCTGGGCGCGGCTTTGAAAACCGACGACTAA
- a CDS encoding aromatic ring-hydroxylating dioxygenase subunit alpha, translating to MTDTAQSLRQTLAHLATLPPEQARAMPAAYYTSPEFLDLETEQVLRNEWLCLGHIGEVPNKGDFFTTDMLDEQLLIAHGQDGKIRVLSNVCRHRGNRVAEGKGNAKRFICAYHTWRYDTDGALISAPHMKGQAGFDPAKCSLPEFPSAQWNGWLFVNLSGTADPLGPQLGGLQKIVQNYHPADRFLNFIEEDIWHCNWKCLFENFMESYHLSATHLDTLHPITPTKLCKKMTSGPAWTGYHAYYNPDYPPRGPFHEDLTEDEKINSPMFGIYPNLVVGMATNFTLFMCLRPHGVDQVKIRWGVTGLENDPEAQAVKDYVQLCRDFNIEDKEKLEILQQALKTKHYHGGPLAPDDMEGTIWDFVHYMARHLGQTA from the coding sequence ATGACCGACACCGCCCAATCCCTCCGACAAACACTCGCCCACCTTGCCACCCTGCCGCCCGAGCAAGCGCGCGCGATGCCCGCCGCCTATTACACCTCGCCCGAGTTCCTCGACCTCGAAACCGAACAGGTCCTGCGCAACGAATGGCTTTGCCTCGGCCATATCGGCGAGGTCCCCAACAAGGGCGATTTCTTCACCACCGACATGCTGGATGAACAACTGCTGATCGCCCACGGGCAGGACGGCAAGATCCGGGTGCTCTCCAACGTCTGCCGCCACCGTGGCAACCGCGTGGCCGAAGGTAAAGGCAACGCCAAACGCTTCATCTGCGCCTATCACACATGGCGCTACGATACCGACGGCGCGCTGATTTCCGCCCCGCATATGAAGGGGCAAGCGGGCTTTGACCCCGCCAAATGCAGCTTGCCAGAGTTCCCGTCCGCGCAGTGGAACGGCTGGCTGTTTGTGAACCTCTCTGGCACCGCCGACCCGCTGGGCCCGCAACTGGGCGGCCTGCAAAAGATCGTGCAGAACTACCACCCCGCGGACCGCTTCCTGAATTTCATCGAAGAAGACATCTGGCACTGTAATTGGAAATGCCTGTTCGAGAATTTCATGGAGAGCTACCACCTGTCGGCCACCCATCTGGACACCCTGCACCCAATCACGCCGACCAAGCTGTGCAAGAAGATGACCTCCGGCCCCGCTTGGACCGGCTACCACGCCTATTACAACCCCGACTACCCGCCGCGCGGGCCGTTCCACGAAGACCTGACTGAGGACGAGAAGATCAATTCGCCGATGTTCGGCATCTACCCCAATCTGGTCGTCGGCATGGCCACCAACTTCACCCTGTTCATGTGCCTGCGCCCGCATGGCGTGGATCAGGTCAAAATCCGATGGGGCGTAACGGGGCTGGAAAACGACCCTGAGGCGCAAGCGGTGAAGGACTACGTCCAGCTTTGCCGCGACTTCAATATCGAGGACAAAGAGAAACTGGAAATCCTGCAGCAGGCCCTCAAAACCAAGCACTACCACGGCGGCCCTCTGGCGCCCGATGACATGGAGGGCACCATCTGGGATTTCGTCCACTACATGGCCCGTCATCTGGGGCAAACCGCATAA
- a CDS encoding calcium-binding protein, with the protein MPANPQTLDAIVDFVRNDPGLPANIVSEDINGGAAAAILMNEVIMTAIEATGVNEDGRLTPDDLRAISDYIRATPDLYARFVEGHGDDEGNEETGFHLVQGDGGAYRFQGRDFIDTVADAIYHVGFAYQDGRFRNEDGNANETVDDVAGWMNYFVNGQNVVYGTSAGETLHSGHYSFDLAAAANEIFEAGAGNDKIWAGDGNDTVHGGAGNDTAGGGTGNDRLIGDGGDDRLWGEEGNDLLVGGDGNDRLGGGDGNDLMFGGTGVDKMSGDAGDDRMSGQGGADEIWGNDGDDIMSGGDGADRMGGGAGDDVVRGDAGNDTLFGNEGKDHMVGGVGNDTLHGNEDDDVLLGQSGDDKLLGGDGTDRLLGGQGQDELVGGNGVDVFIG; encoded by the coding sequence ATGCCAGCCAACCCACAAACGCTAGACGCAATTGTAGATTTCGTCCGCAACGACCCCGGTTTGCCAGCGAACATTGTGAGCGAGGATATCAACGGCGGCGCAGCTGCGGCGATTTTGATGAACGAGGTCATCATGACCGCCATCGAAGCAACCGGCGTCAATGAAGACGGCCGTTTGACCCCCGATGATCTGCGGGCGATCAGCGACTACATTCGGGCCACCCCGGACCTCTACGCTCGGTTTGTCGAGGGCCACGGCGACGACGAGGGCAACGAGGAAACCGGGTTCCACCTGGTGCAAGGTGACGGCGGAGCTTACCGGTTTCAGGGACGCGACTTCATAGATACAGTGGCGGACGCCATCTACCATGTGGGGTTCGCCTATCAAGACGGACGGTTCCGCAACGAAGACGGCAACGCCAATGAGACGGTGGATGATGTTGCAGGTTGGATGAACTACTTCGTCAATGGCCAAAACGTTGTTTACGGAACCTCCGCCGGAGAAACGCTGCATAGCGGCCATTACAGCTTTGATCTGGCCGCCGCCGCCAACGAGATTTTTGAGGCAGGTGCGGGCAACGACAAAATCTGGGCCGGGGATGGCAATGACACCGTTCATGGTGGCGCGGGCAATGACACCGCAGGTGGCGGCACCGGCAATGACAGGCTGATCGGTGATGGCGGCGATGACCGGCTGTGGGGAGAGGAGGGAAATGACCTTCTGGTCGGCGGGGACGGTAATGACCGGCTTGGCGGCGGTGATGGCAACGACCTTATGTTTGGCGGCACCGGCGTCGACAAAATGAGCGGCGACGCAGGCGATGACCGGATGAGTGGCCAGGGCGGCGCTGATGAGATTTGGGGCAATGATGGCGACGACATAATGTCCGGTGGTGACGGGGCCGATCGCATGGGCGGCGGGGCCGGTGACGACGTTGTCAGGGGCGACGCCGGTAACGACACTCTTTTTGGGAACGAAGGCAAGGACCATATGGTCGGCGGCGTGGGCAATGACACGCTGCACGGCAACGAGGATGATGACGTGCTTCTTGGTCAAAGCGGCGATGACAAGCTTCTTGGCGGCGATGGCACCGACCGGCTGTTGGGCGGACAAGGTCAAGACGAGCTGGTTGGCGGGAACGGGGTCGACGTTTTCATCGGGTGA
- a CDS encoding LapA family protein: MRYLRYAFLAAVGFCLLIVALANRGTVSIQLLPDEMAAYLGQPFSFELPLFIIIFGGIVVGLLIGFVWEWFREHKHRADARAQRREKEMLQRQVKGMKAEKAKGQDEVLALLE; this comes from the coding sequence ATGCGGTACCTGCGTTACGCCTTTTTAGCGGCTGTCGGATTCTGCCTTCTGATTGTGGCCCTGGCCAACCGCGGGACCGTTTCCATCCAGCTTTTGCCTGACGAGATGGCCGCCTATCTGGGCCAGCCCTTCAGCTTCGAATTGCCGCTGTTCATCATCATATTCGGCGGCATCGTCGTGGGCCTTCTGATCGGTTTCGTCTGGGAATGGTTCCGCGAGCACAAGCACCGGGCCGACGCCCGCGCGCAACGGCGCGAGAAGGAAATGCTGCAGCGGCAGGTCAAGGGCATGAAGGCCGAGAAGGCCAAAGGCCAAGACGAGGTTCTGGCGCTGCTTGAGTAA
- a CDS encoding DUF3179 domain-containing protein, protein MSLTRRQFAALAASITVLPGMAVAQAPDYRLMMLDILSGDPGLFFPALEHIKQRGNPDMAAGLIQSMRFSNGSNADIVETLKAITGANPGDDWFDWMLWQEANPQVRPHPSFINFKRETMLRIDPNFDDFLKRRYIAPDKMRIRLEEITWGGVRKDGIPSLDNPKLTAAAQATYMRDDDLVFGVSINGDARAYPLRIMGWHEMFNETIGGVPVALAYCTLCGSGILFETKVKGLARPLVFGSSGFLYRSNKLMFDRQTNSLWNQFTGRPVVGPLVDSGITLKQRPVVITTWKAWRDRNPSTKILSLDTGHRRDYGSGVVYSEYFGSNDLMFPTNVDQRRHKQKDYVFGIRQFGGAKAWPLKSFMGGRVLNDGMGNTNLLLIGDEKARSVRAYERGNLTFAVKSGKLTSDDSRVWRATEDALISGDTRLPRVAGHVAYWFAWNGYLGAESELYNG, encoded by the coding sequence ATGTCCCTCACCCGCCGCCAATTCGCGGCCCTCGCGGCCTCGATCACTGTTTTGCCCGGCATGGCCGTTGCGCAAGCGCCCGATTACCGGTTGATGATGCTGGACATCCTGTCTGGCGATCCCGGCCTGTTTTTCCCCGCACTTGAGCATATCAAGCAACGCGGCAACCCCGACATGGCGGCGGGATTGATCCAATCAATGCGGTTTTCCAATGGGTCCAACGCAGACATTGTCGAGACCTTGAAGGCCATCACCGGTGCTAACCCTGGTGACGATTGGTTCGATTGGATGCTCTGGCAGGAGGCAAACCCGCAGGTCAGACCGCACCCGTCCTTCATCAACTTCAAGCGCGAAACCATGCTGCGCATCGACCCCAATTTCGACGACTTCCTGAAACGCCGCTATATCGCCCCGGACAAGATGCGCATCCGGCTGGAAGAAATCACCTGGGGTGGAGTGCGCAAGGATGGCATCCCGAGCCTCGACAACCCCAAGCTGACCGCCGCTGCGCAAGCCACCTATATGCGCGACGACGATCTGGTGTTCGGAGTGTCCATCAACGGCGACGCGCGCGCCTACCCTTTGCGGATCATGGGCTGGCACGAAATGTTCAACGAGACCATCGGCGGGGTGCCAGTGGCGCTCGCCTATTGCACTCTCTGCGGGTCGGGCATCTTGTTTGAAACCAAGGTCAAAGGCCTCGCGCGGCCGCTGGTCTTCGGTTCCTCCGGCTTCCTGTACCGCTCCAACAAGCTGATGTTTGATCGCCAAACCAACTCGTTGTGGAACCAATTCACGGGCAGGCCGGTCGTGGGCCCATTGGTGGACAGCGGCATTACCCTGAAACAACGTCCGGTGGTTATCACCACGTGGAAAGCATGGCGCGACCGCAACCCATCCACCAAGATCCTGTCCTTGGATACCGGTCATCGCCGCGACTACGGGTCGGGCGTGGTCTATTCCGAATATTTCGGCTCCAACGACCTGATGTTCCCCACCAACGTGGACCAGCGCCGCCACAAGCAAAAGGACTACGTCTTCGGCATCCGGCAATTCGGCGGCGCCAAAGCGTGGCCGCTGAAATCCTTCATGGGTGGCAGGGTGCTGAACGACGGAATGGGTAACACCAACCTGCTACTCATTGGCGACGAAAAGGCGCGCAGCGTACGCGCCTATGAGCGCGGGAACCTCACCTTCGCAGTCAAATCAGGCAAACTAACCTCAGACGATAGCCGCGTTTGGAGGGCCACCGAAGATGCGTTGATCTCAGGAGATACCAGGTTGCCAAGGGTCGCTGGCCACGTCGCTTACTGGTTCGCATGGAACGGATATCTCGGGGCAGAAAGTGAACTTTACAACGGGTAA
- a CDS encoding lysozyme inhibitor LprI family protein, with product MAYFYRLLLALLLFALPQMSWAQPSFRCSGDLNRSEKAICRSDVVSAMDRTMAKAFRDQFRRLSQGNQRRLRAEQGAWLKWRNSCGSDEKCLQRRYTQRIADLKPRGGQQVLLQAQAVTLATPSGGNVPADVVVDRRIRNNRFEVEYGDGRVKWRNLNGSGQGTDFPDGTSTQQLPYQVEADPLPPFSGATAAWGERVEDDILRAIDLMLPEADRGPYRDLFADQPYSKRMLSHLSVIIHMVGK from the coding sequence ATGGCTTATTTTTACCGCCTGTTACTTGCATTATTGCTGTTTGCCTTGCCGCAAATGTCGTGGGCGCAACCAAGTTTTCGGTGCAGCGGCGACCTCAACCGATCTGAAAAAGCAATCTGTCGCAGCGACGTTGTTTCGGCGATGGACCGGACAATGGCGAAGGCGTTTCGCGACCAGTTTCGTCGGCTGAGCCAGGGCAACCAACGCCGATTGCGGGCGGAACAGGGAGCTTGGCTGAAGTGGCGCAACAGCTGCGGCAGCGACGAAAAATGCCTGCAAAGGCGATACACGCAGCGGATCGCCGACTTGAAACCTCGTGGGGGCCAGCAGGTGCTGCTGCAGGCGCAGGCTGTGACCTTGGCGACGCCTTCGGGCGGCAATGTTCCAGCTGACGTAGTGGTCGACCGGCGCATCCGCAACAACCGCTTTGAGGTTGAATACGGGGATGGCCGCGTGAAGTGGCGCAATCTGAATGGGTCCGGCCAAGGCACTGATTTTCCTGACGGAACTTCGACGCAGCAGCTGCCGTATCAGGTTGAGGCTGACCCGCTGCCGCCTTTTAGCGGGGCGACGGCAGCTTGGGGGGAGCGGGTCGAGGATGATATCCTGCGCGCGATTGATCTGATGCTGCCCGAGGCCGATCGCGGGCCGTATCGTGACCTGTTTGCCGATCAGCCCTATTCCAAACGCATGCTGTCGCATCTGTCGGTGATCATTCACATGGTGGGGAAGTAG
- a CDS encoding fatty acid desaturase, with protein sequence MARDYSLSGDAGAAAVASGLASPNWYRPDIPPAEIRALMTKSDAIALRDTGLWIGALLGFAAAAVALWPSWWSAPFWLGYGVLYGSAADSRWHECGHKTAFRTAWMNSVVYHIASFMMMRNPVIWRASHVRHHTDTIIVGRDPEIVAMRPPDLGRIALNMIGLIDVPVLLGRMVMHSVGRIQPDEAMYLRDADRSAAMWAARVHLAIYICVAVAAVVTWSILPLMLIGLPRFYGAWHHVMTGVLQHLGLAENVTDHRLNTRTVLMNPVSRFIYLNMNYHLEHHVFTMVPYYRLPQLHELVKHDFPAPDQSIAAAFRRLMPVLWRQLRYEDAVILPDLPAGATPYRDEVERLRPFAA encoded by the coding sequence ATGGCACGCGATTATTCACTCTCCGGTGATGCCGGGGCCGCCGCTGTTGCAAGCGGCCTGGCCAGCCCAAACTGGTATCGTCCAGACATTCCACCCGCCGAAATCCGCGCCCTAATGACAAAATCGGACGCGATTGCGTTGCGGGATACAGGCCTTTGGATCGGCGCACTTTTGGGCTTTGCTGCCGCCGCTGTTGCCTTGTGGCCTTCGTGGTGGTCCGCGCCGTTCTGGCTTGGCTACGGCGTCTTGTATGGCTCTGCGGCGGATTCGCGATGGCACGAATGCGGGCACAAGACGGCGTTCCGCACGGCGTGGATGAACAGTGTTGTCTACCATATTGCCAGCTTCATGATGATGAGAAACCCGGTCATCTGGCGGGCGAGCCATGTGAGGCATCACACCGACACGATCATTGTGGGAAGGGATCCTGAAATTGTAGCAATGCGCCCGCCGGATCTTGGTCGTATCGCGCTTAACATGATCGGGCTCATTGATGTCCCGGTTTTGCTTGGTCGCATGGTGATGCATTCAGTGGGGCGTATTCAACCGGATGAGGCCATGTATCTGCGTGATGCCGACCGGTCCGCCGCCATGTGGGCGGCGCGGGTACATTTGGCGATCTACATTTGCGTGGCGGTTGCTGCGGTGGTCACCTGGTCGATCCTGCCGCTGATGCTGATCGGTTTGCCGCGCTTCTATGGGGCTTGGCACCATGTGATGACAGGCGTCTTGCAGCATCTGGGGCTTGCCGAAAATGTCACCGACCACCGGCTGAACACCAGAACCGTGCTCATGAACCCGGTCAGCAGGTTTATCTATCTCAACATGAACTACCACCTGGAACATCATGTGTTCACGATGGTGCCGTATTACCGGCTGCCACAGTTGCATGAACTGGTGAAGCACGACTTTCCTGCGCCGGACCAATCTATCGCGGCGGCGTTTCGGCGATTGATGCCGGTGCTGTGGCGCCAACTCAGATATGAGGATGCGGTCATCCTTCCTGACCTCCCCGCGGGGGCCACGCCGTATCGCGACGAGGTTGAGAGGTTGAGACCCTTTGCTGCCTAG